The following are from one region of the Erwinia billingiae Eb661 genome:
- a CDS encoding DUF998 domain-containing protein, with amino-acid sequence MNSRQLATKLGALSFALGGLLYLLAEKVASRAWTTPPYFFSQNYISDLGIAQCGVLPDGRDVCSPLHAVMNSGFAAEGLLFFLACLLLRSNFTGAGQKGFLLTGLLHGIGGVVIALFHSGSEASGFTVHQAGAIMAIGGGNLCLITVGGLLRQQKDLRDYSVLSLVLGCIGLLSMFLIPLNVLPTGIIERASVYPITFWQIFTGVMLLVKSWGVRGKG; translated from the coding sequence ATGAATTCACGACAGCTTGCAACCAAATTGGGCGCACTCAGTTTTGCACTGGGTGGCCTGTTATATCTGTTGGCCGAAAAAGTCGCCTCTCGCGCCTGGACCACGCCACCGTACTTCTTCAGTCAAAACTACATCAGCGATTTGGGCATTGCGCAGTGCGGCGTATTGCCTGATGGCCGTGATGTCTGCTCGCCGCTCCACGCGGTGATGAACAGTGGCTTCGCGGCGGAAGGCCTGCTTTTCTTTCTCGCCTGTCTGTTACTCCGATCAAACTTCACTGGCGCGGGCCAAAAAGGCTTTTTGCTGACCGGCTTGTTGCATGGCATCGGCGGGGTAGTGATTGCGCTCTTTCACAGCGGCTCAGAAGCCAGTGGATTTACCGTACATCAGGCTGGCGCGATCATGGCGATCGGCGGAGGAAATCTCTGTTTGATCACCGTCGGCGGGTTGCTGCGACAGCAAAAGGACCTGCGCGATTACAGCGTATTGAGTCTGGTGCTCGGCTGTATCGGCCTGCTCAGCATGTTTCTGATCCCCCTCAACGTGCTGCCAACCGGCATTATCGAAAGGGCCTCTGTGTATCCCATTACTTTCTGGCAGATTTTTACCGGCGTGATGTTACTGGTGAAAAGCTGGGGCGTGCGAGGTAAGGGGTAA
- a CDS encoding AbrB/MazE/SpoVT family DNA-binding domain-containing protein produces MYITRLKKVGGSVMLAVPPAVLKTLALSTESEVGMTIKNGCLIIEPQKRPRYSLEELLAQCDPQAEMSEEDREWMDTPVAGKEVL; encoded by the coding sequence ATGTATATCACTCGTCTGAAAAAGGTTGGCGGATCCGTCATGCTGGCGGTTCCTCCCGCCGTGTTAAAAACGTTGGCGTTGTCGACAGAAAGCGAAGTGGGCATGACCATTAAAAATGGCTGCCTGATTATTGAACCGCAGAAACGGCCCCGTTATTCGCTTGAGGAGCTGCTGGCACAGTGCGATCCGCAGGCTGAAATGAGCGAAGAAGATCGGGAATGGATGGATACGCCTGTGGCAGGCAAGGAGGTCCTGTAA
- a CDS encoding type II toxin-antitoxin system PemK/MazF family toxin, protein MERGEIWLVSLDPTAGHEQRGTRPVLIVSPAAFNRFTQLPVVLPVTRGGNFARTAGFTVSLNGAGTTTTGVIRCDQPRTIDMSARHGERLERLPDDVVNEVLARLEAILN, encoded by the coding sequence ATGGAGAGAGGGGAAATCTGGCTCGTTTCACTGGATCCGACAGCGGGACATGAACAACGTGGGACTCGTCCGGTACTCATTGTGTCTCCCGCCGCATTTAACCGGTTCACTCAGTTACCTGTCGTCCTTCCCGTTACCCGAGGTGGCAACTTCGCCCGCACAGCGGGGTTTACCGTATCACTGAATGGAGCAGGAACTACAACAACGGGTGTGATTCGCTGCGATCAGCCGAGAACCATTGATATGAGTGCCCGGCACGGTGAGAGACTGGAACGTCTGCCCGATGATGTTGTTAATGAAGTGCTGGCCAGACTGGAAGCTATTCTTAATTAA
- a CDS encoding Gfo/Idh/MocA family protein: MEKVRIGLIGTGYIGRCHAIAYAQASTVFALKGEIVREMVAEVNPEVAKKQAALLGFTRSTGDWRELVADPNIDVVDICAPNFLHKEMALEAIRHGKHVYSEKPLALDVADAEEMVRAAEAAGVKTLVGFNYMKNPTSQLAQEIIARGEIGDVIHFYGTHNEDYLANPDTPLDWHCQKALAGLGALGDLAAHIVNMAHFLVGNISEVSGDMLTVIKQRPDPKDPSQLRDVENEDQASALLRFANGAHGVIETSRIACGSKMGLTYVVTGTKGTIRYTQERMAELELYIHDDPAGRQGFKTILTGPAHPDYANFCISAGHGIGFNDQKTVEIRDLINGIAANDRMWPDFAEGLQVSKVLEAIAVSALERRWMTV, translated from the coding sequence ATGGAAAAGGTCAGAATTGGACTGATTGGTACCGGTTATATCGGACGTTGTCACGCAATTGCCTACGCACAGGCATCAACCGTCTTCGCATTGAAAGGCGAGATAGTGCGGGAGATGGTGGCGGAGGTGAATCCGGAGGTGGCGAAGAAGCAGGCTGCGTTACTGGGCTTTACGCGTTCAACGGGTGACTGGCGCGAGCTGGTGGCCGATCCCAATATCGATGTGGTGGACATCTGCGCGCCGAATTTCCTGCATAAAGAGATGGCGCTGGAAGCCATCCGTCACGGCAAGCATGTTTATTCCGAAAAACCGTTGGCGCTGGATGTGGCCGACGCTGAAGAGATGGTGCGGGCAGCCGAAGCGGCGGGCGTGAAAACGCTGGTTGGCTTCAACTATATGAAAAACCCGACCAGCCAGCTGGCGCAGGAAATCATTGCCCGTGGCGAAATTGGTGACGTTATCCATTTTTATGGCACCCATAACGAAGATTACCTGGCTAACCCTGATACGCCGCTGGACTGGCACTGCCAGAAAGCGCTGGCCGGGCTGGGCGCACTGGGCGACCTTGCCGCGCATATCGTCAACATGGCGCATTTCCTGGTGGGCAACATCAGCGAGGTGTCCGGCGACATGCTGACGGTGATCAAGCAGCGCCCTGACCCGAAAGATCCGTCGCAGCTGCGCGATGTGGAGAACGAAGACCAGGCCAGCGCGCTGTTGCGTTTTGCCAATGGCGCGCACGGGGTGATTGAAACTTCGCGCATTGCCTGCGGCAGCAAAATGGGGCTGACCTACGTGGTGACCGGCACCAAAGGGACCATCCGCTATACCCAGGAGCGCATGGCCGAACTGGAGCTGTATATCCATGACGATCCGGCTGGCCGTCAGGGTTTCAAAACCATTCTGACCGGTCCTGCACACCCGGATTATGCCAACTTCTGTATCTCGGCCGGGCATGGCATTGGCTTTAACGATCAGAAAACGGTGGAGATCCGCGACCTGATTAACGGCATTGCCGCCAACGACCGCATGTGGCCGGATTTTGCTGAGGGATTACAGGTGTCGAAAGTACTGGAAGCGATCGCCGTGTCCGCGCTGGAACGCCGTTGGATGACGGTCTGA
- a CDS encoding siderophore-interacting protein yields the protein MAAGYRIFNVTLKQRIQVTPSLLRCVFTGDDVLEMKHESPDQRIKLLFAGEDGTCPAMPVSEGWYQDYLALPKPQRPVMRTYTLRELRREQKEMDVEFVLHGETGPASRWAMHAGTGAKMQIVAPNAASADDSGGYEWIWHEGIQQALLIADETAVPAAVGILEQLATLAEPPKVQAFFEVPHITDAQQQDFPFAEIHWLGREDHPQGTLLMKAIRDHLTLPDGARVADQSLENKSLIEDGIWERAEGKHGFNAWVAAESGVVKKLRHCLIDEFQLDREVVNFMAYWTLGRGR from the coding sequence ATGGCCGCGGGTTACCGGATTTTCAACGTTACGCTCAAACAACGCATTCAGGTTACGCCTTCCTTACTGCGTTGTGTGTTCACCGGCGACGATGTGCTGGAGATGAAGCATGAATCCCCCGATCAGCGTATCAAGCTGCTGTTCGCGGGCGAGGATGGCACCTGTCCGGCGATGCCGGTCAGTGAAGGCTGGTATCAGGATTATCTGGCATTGCCAAAGCCGCAGCGCCCGGTCATGCGCACCTATACGCTGCGGGAACTGCGCCGCGAGCAGAAAGAGATGGACGTGGAGTTCGTGCTGCACGGCGAAACCGGTCCTGCTTCGCGCTGGGCGATGCATGCGGGCACCGGCGCTAAGATGCAGATTGTTGCACCGAATGCGGCCTCTGCGGATGACAGCGGCGGCTATGAATGGATTTGGCACGAGGGTATTCAACAGGCGTTGCTGATTGCCGATGAAACCGCGGTGCCTGCGGCGGTGGGCATTCTGGAACAGCTGGCAACGCTGGCTGAGCCGCCAAAGGTGCAGGCATTCTTTGAGGTTCCGCATATCACCGATGCTCAGCAGCAAGATTTTCCTTTTGCTGAAATTCACTGGCTCGGGCGCGAGGATCACCCACAGGGCACCTTGCTGATGAAGGCGATTCGCGATCATCTTACCCTTCCAGACGGCGCGCGCGTCGCGGATCAGTCGCTGGAAAACAAAAGCCTGATTGAAGATGGCATCTGGGAGCGTGCGGAAGGCAAGCACGGATTTAACGCCTGGGTGGCCGCCGAATCGGGCGTGGTCAAAAAACTGCGCCACTGCCTGATTGATGAGTTCCAGCTGGACCGTGAAGTGGTGAACTTTATGGCATACTGGACGCTGGGTCGGGGCCGCTAA